A window of Marinobacter salarius contains these coding sequences:
- a CDS encoding hydroxymethylglutaryl-CoA lyase yields the protein MSDFPKFVEFREEGPREGFQIEKKIYPIEQRVELIDMLSETGLKRIQVGSFVSPKYVPQMADTGELFQRINRKPGVKYTSLWLNDKGFRKAMAAHEVDIDPRLLFYPSEAFARSNNNCSSAEMRERQRDWVRLYKEEGYTVDAAYVMTAFGCNLDGPIPQERILDDFRFILQLCEEEQIPVPVLVMADTMGWGNPEAVKRMIGALREMAPDARIGMHIHDTRGLGVANLYAALSMGVDMFEGSVAGLGGCPFAGHGHARAAGNVCTEDAVFLCHELGIDTGIDLDKLIEAALKAEEIIGAPLMGRVMHTGGLDKFRKTK from the coding sequence ATGAGCGACTTTCCAAAATTCGTCGAATTTCGTGAGGAAGGCCCGCGCGAGGGTTTTCAGATCGAAAAGAAGATTTATCCTATCGAACAGCGAGTCGAACTGATCGACATGCTCAGCGAGACCGGGTTGAAACGCATTCAGGTCGGCAGCTTTGTCAGCCCGAAATACGTGCCTCAGATGGCCGACACCGGGGAGCTGTTCCAGCGTATCAACCGTAAACCCGGCGTCAAATACACCTCGCTCTGGCTGAACGACAAGGGCTTCCGAAAAGCGATGGCCGCGCATGAGGTCGATATCGACCCGCGTCTGCTGTTCTACCCTTCCGAGGCTTTTGCCCGATCAAATAACAACTGTTCATCCGCCGAAATGCGCGAGAGACAGCGCGACTGGGTCCGGCTTTACAAGGAAGAAGGCTACACGGTTGACGCCGCCTATGTGATGACGGCTTTTGGCTGTAACCTGGACGGCCCCATTCCGCAAGAACGCATCCTCGACGATTTCCGCTTTATCCTGCAACTTTGCGAGGAAGAGCAGATTCCTGTTCCCGTCCTCGTGATGGCCGACACAATGGGCTGGGGCAATCCTGAAGCGGTCAAACGCATGATCGGCGCCCTGCGCGAAATGGCCCCCGACGCGCGGATCGGCATGCACATTCATGACACGCGCGGGCTTGGCGTCGCTAATCTGTATGCCGCGCTGTCGATGGGAGTGGATATGTTCGAGGGCTCTGTCGCCGGGCTTGGCGGCTGTCCGTTCGCGGGTCACGGCCATGCCCGCGCCGCCGGCAATGTCTGCACCGAAGACGCGGTTTTTCTGTGCCACGAGCTTGGCATCGATACCGGGATTGACCTGGACAAGCTGATCGAAGCGGCGCTAAAGGCCGAAGAGATCATCGGCGCACCGCTTATGGGACGGGTCATGCATACCGGCGGTCTCGACAAATTCCGCAAGACAAAATGA
- a CDS encoding HpcH/HpaI aldolase/citrate lyase family protein yields MIGRDLKTMLFVPASRPERIPKAIASDAGAVIVDLEDAVPAAAKDSARDSLDAFLRGHDGALIFVRINARGTAGFEADLALCARHANVVGIMLPKAESAEDVRVVAGAGKSIIPLIESARGLVALNEIAAVPEVERLSYGGLDLSDDLGLEVNTGAAEMVMDQCRYQLLVSSRAAGLLAPIDTVFPVFDDEEAVLSRARRARNMGFGGMLCIHPQQIAPVQAGFSPDPDQVEWARKVMEVARSGGGAFKVDGQMVDAPVIAMARTILERAEWGFDK; encoded by the coding sequence ATGATAGGCAGAGATTTGAAAACCATGCTCTTCGTGCCGGCCTCCCGACCGGAGCGCATCCCCAAGGCGATCGCAAGCGATGCCGGTGCGGTCATTGTGGACCTGGAGGACGCGGTTCCTGCGGCTGCCAAGGACTCCGCGCGCGACTCTCTGGATGCGTTCCTTCGTGGCCACGATGGGGCACTGATCTTCGTGCGTATCAATGCCCGGGGCACTGCGGGCTTCGAGGCGGATCTGGCACTGTGTGCACGCCACGCCAATGTCGTCGGCATTATGTTGCCAAAGGCCGAATCAGCGGAGGATGTCCGGGTTGTCGCTGGGGCCGGGAAGAGCATCATCCCTCTGATCGAATCAGCACGTGGTCTGGTTGCCCTCAACGAAATCGCCGCGGTGCCAGAGGTTGAGCGACTGAGCTACGGTGGTCTGGACCTCAGCGATGACCTCGGCCTCGAAGTTAATACCGGCGCCGCAGAGATGGTTATGGATCAGTGCCGTTATCAGCTGCTGGTCAGTTCCCGCGCAGCTGGATTGCTGGCACCCATTGACACTGTTTTCCCGGTTTTCGATGACGAGGAAGCAGTGCTCTCCCGTGCGCGCCGGGCCCGTAATATGGGGTTTGGCGGCATGCTGTGCATCCACCCCCAGCAGATTGCTCCGGTGCAAGCCGGATTTTCGCCGGACCCCGATCAGGTTGAATGGGCCCGCAAGGTCATGGAGGTCGCCCGATCTGGTGGCGGGGCGTTCAAGGTAGATGGCCAGATGGTCGATGCCCCGGTCATTGCAATGGCTAGAACCATCCTCGAACGAGCTGAATGGGGTTTCGACAAATAA
- a CDS encoding CaiB/BaiF CoA transferase family protein yields MTEKNDKPLPLKGVTVIALEQAIAAPLCTRQLAEQGARVIKVERPGTGDFARAYDDRVNGLSSHFVWVNRSKESLTLNLKSAAAQEILHRLLAEADILVQNLAPGATARMGLSFEQLHQQYPQLIVCDISGYGEGGPYQDKKAYDLLIQSESGFLSVTGTPDAGGMVKAGCSVADIAAGMYASNAILSALLLRARTEEGAHIDVSMLESLVEWMGYPLYYSYDGAQPPARAGASHATIYPYGSFPVGDGKTVMLGLQNDREWRAFCEQVLKYPELAQDPRYRDNPRRSENREELAARIAEVFAGMTLEEVICRLDKAGIANAVVNDMAHVWHHPQLTARDRWLDVATPVGSIPALKAPGLYFPEAVSGVPAVGEHKAAILQQLGYSPDRIDQFERDGVI; encoded by the coding sequence GTGACAGAAAAAAATGATAAACCCCTTCCGTTGAAAGGGGTAACGGTCATTGCGCTGGAGCAGGCTATTGCCGCGCCTTTGTGTACCCGCCAGTTGGCGGAGCAGGGTGCGCGGGTGATCAAGGTTGAGCGTCCTGGCACTGGTGATTTCGCCCGGGCTTACGATGACCGGGTCAACGGACTGTCCTCCCATTTTGTGTGGGTGAACCGCTCCAAGGAAAGCCTGACACTGAACCTGAAAAGCGCAGCGGCTCAGGAAATTCTTCACCGGTTGCTGGCTGAAGCCGACATCCTGGTGCAAAACCTCGCGCCCGGCGCCACTGCTCGTATGGGGCTGTCATTTGAACAGCTGCACCAACAATACCCCCAGCTGATTGTCTGCGACATTTCCGGTTATGGTGAGGGTGGCCCCTATCAGGACAAGAAGGCCTATGACTTGCTGATCCAGAGCGAGAGCGGCTTCCTCTCAGTAACCGGAACGCCGGATGCCGGTGGCATGGTGAAAGCGGGTTGCTCGGTGGCGGACATTGCTGCCGGGATGTATGCCAGCAACGCCATTCTGTCGGCGTTGTTACTGCGCGCGCGGACGGAAGAAGGAGCTCACATTGACGTTTCCATGCTGGAGAGTCTGGTGGAGTGGATGGGCTACCCCCTGTATTACAGTTATGATGGGGCACAACCCCCGGCGAGAGCGGGTGCTTCCCATGCCACCATTTACCCCTACGGCTCGTTTCCAGTCGGGGATGGCAAAACGGTGATGTTGGGGTTGCAGAACGACCGCGAGTGGCGGGCGTTCTGTGAACAGGTGCTGAAATACCCGGAGCTGGCGCAGGACCCGCGTTACCGCGATAACCCCCGACGGTCGGAAAACCGGGAGGAGCTTGCCGCACGTATCGCCGAAGTCTTTGCGGGAATGACGCTGGAGGAGGTGATCTGCCGTCTGGATAAGGCGGGTATTGCCAATGCTGTAGTCAACGACATGGCCCATGTCTGGCACCATCCGCAGCTGACGGCCCGAGATCGTTGGCTCGATGTGGCAACTCCGGTGGGGTCGATACCTGCACTGAAGGCCCCTGGACTCTATTTTCCGGAAGCGGTCTCCGGCGTGCCAGCCGTCGGCGAGCACAAGGCCGCCATTCTCCAGCAGCTTGGCTACTCTCCCGACCGAATCGACCAATTTGAACGTGATGGCGTGATCTGA
- a CDS encoding acyl-CoA dehydrogenase family protein, producing MNSPSLQKYEDIREGVRGLCAEFDAAYWRGVDERKAFPEEFVEAMTRAGWLAAMIPEEYGGSGLGVSEASVILEEINLAGGNSGTVHGQMYNMFTLLRHGSEAQKQEYLPRIAAGELRLQSMGVTEPTTGTDTTKIKTTAVRQGDKYVVNGQKVWISRIQHSDLMILLARTTPLAEVQRKADGMSIFIVDLHDAIGNGLTVQPIANMVNHETNELFFDNLEIPAENLIGEEGKGFRYILDGLNAERALIAAECIGDGRWFIDKARKYASEREVFGRPIGKNQGIQFPIAKAHINVEAADLMRWRACEEYDSGRNAGASANMAKYLAAEASWEAANVCLQTHGGFGFANEYDVERKFRETRLYQVAPISTNLILSYVAEHLLELPRSF from the coding sequence ATGAATAGTCCATCCCTGCAGAAGTATGAGGATATTCGTGAGGGTGTCCGTGGCCTGTGTGCCGAGTTCGATGCGGCCTATTGGCGTGGCGTGGATGAGCGCAAAGCCTTTCCTGAGGAGTTTGTTGAGGCAATGACTCGGGCAGGCTGGTTGGCCGCGATGATTCCCGAGGAATATGGAGGGTCCGGTCTTGGTGTGTCTGAGGCTTCAGTCATTCTGGAAGAGATCAATCTGGCTGGCGGCAACTCCGGTACAGTCCATGGTCAGATGTACAACATGTTTACGCTGCTGCGTCACGGTAGCGAGGCACAAAAGCAGGAGTATCTGCCAAGAATTGCGGCGGGCGAATTGCGTCTGCAGTCCATGGGGGTAACAGAGCCGACCACCGGTACTGATACCACCAAAATAAAGACTACAGCAGTGCGTCAGGGCGACAAGTACGTGGTGAATGGCCAGAAAGTCTGGATCTCCCGCATCCAGCATTCTGACCTGATGATCCTGCTGGCCCGCACCACACCGCTGGCAGAGGTTCAGCGTAAGGCCGATGGCATGTCGATCTTTATTGTGGATCTGCATGATGCTATCGGTAATGGGCTGACGGTTCAGCCGATTGCCAACATGGTGAACCACGAAACCAATGAGCTGTTCTTCGATAACCTGGAAATCCCTGCCGAGAACCTGATTGGAGAGGAAGGTAAAGGCTTTCGTTATATTCTGGATGGCCTCAATGCCGAACGTGCACTGATTGCCGCCGAGTGCATCGGTGACGGTCGCTGGTTCATTGACAAGGCGCGCAAGTACGCCAGTGAACGGGAGGTGTTCGGCCGACCAATCGGCAAGAATCAGGGCATTCAGTTCCCCATCGCCAAGGCCCACATCAATGTCGAGGCGGCCGATTTGATGCGCTGGCGTGCCTGTGAGGAATACGACAGTGGCCGCAACGCCGGTGCCAGCGCCAATATGGCCAAGTATCTCGCGGCGGAGGCATCTTGGGAAGCTGCTAACGTGTGTTTGCAGACTCATGGCGGGTTTGGTTTCGCCAATGAATACGATGTGGAGCGGAAGTTCCGGGAAACTCGTCTGTACCAGGTGGCGCCCATTTCCACTAACCTGATCCTGTCCTACGTGGCCGAGCATCTGCTGGAGCTGCCCCGGTCGTTCTGA
- a CDS encoding MaoC family dehydratase N-terminal domain-containing protein, with translation MMSRSPEDWIGKKESCRDRLDPSHAGRIAAMLDRPLSQEGDVLEPLWHWAFFQIPVPPSETGPDGHIAPGGFLPKSEGNTRMWAGGRVQFHQPLIIGQPAQRESRIKAVNEKNGRSGKLLFVTVEHEYRQNGELCLSEEQDIVYKAPAAPRLSLDKPVAEAQWSQPVKPSPLLLFRYSAVTFNGHRIHYDHPYTTREEGYLDLVVHGPLIATLMVQAFVDSNPDLRPVRLSYRGLRPLTVNKSFRVEGRLADEGKALLWAANEDGPGHEAELEFEEKR, from the coding sequence ATGATGTCGCGCTCTCCCGAAGACTGGATTGGCAAGAAGGAGTCCTGCCGGGATCGCCTTGATCCCTCGCATGCGGGTCGTATTGCGGCGATGTTGGACCGCCCTTTGTCTCAGGAAGGTGATGTCCTTGAGCCATTATGGCACTGGGCGTTTTTCCAGATTCCGGTACCACCTTCCGAGACAGGGCCGGATGGTCATATTGCTCCGGGCGGCTTTCTGCCGAAATCTGAGGGTAATACCCGGATGTGGGCCGGTGGCCGCGTTCAGTTCCATCAGCCACTGATCATCGGTCAGCCGGCGCAGCGCGAGTCCCGCATCAAGGCGGTCAATGAAAAAAATGGTCGCTCCGGCAAGTTGCTGTTCGTCACGGTGGAGCATGAGTACCGCCAGAATGGTGAGCTGTGCTTGAGCGAGGAGCAGGATATTGTCTATAAGGCGCCGGCAGCGCCTAGGCTGTCGCTGGACAAGCCGGTTGCTGAAGCCCAGTGGAGTCAGCCGGTAAAGCCATCTCCGTTGTTGTTGTTCCGCTATTCCGCAGTCACCTTCAATGGCCACCGGATCCATTACGATCACCCCTATACCACCAGGGAAGAGGGCTATCTGGACCTGGTTGTCCATGGCCCACTAATTGCGACGCTAATGGTACAGGCCTTTGTCGATTCTAATCCGGATCTGCGGCCAGTGCGCCTCTCATATAGAGGGTTGCGGCCCTTAACCGTTAACAAATCGTTCCGGGTTGAAGGGCGACTGGCCGATGAAGGCAAGGCACTACTCTGGGCCGCTAACGAAGACGGCCCGGGTCACGAAGCAGAACTTGAATTCGAGGAGAAGAGGTAG
- a CDS encoding LysR family transcriptional regulator — MHFDIPDLRLFIHVAEANSLTGGARRVSLSTAAASMRIKSLEGQLGSRLFYRDSQGVELTPAGHDLLVHARAIMRQVDYIRDEFSRYAEGKSGHLRIFANTTAVSDFMPDVLARFLVNRPGVTIDLQERLTHDIIRGVVDGSTDLGVVAGPVNANKKLEIIPFSVDRLVVVAPKGHELATRQTLSFRETLEYPHIGLREGSTLFDFLKDQASETGSTLQMRIQVFGFESACRMVSRGVGIGILPRSIARRYTDFLDIVTIYLEDDWAERERSLIVRELDALPRCGKELVEEIRSQISLTTPD, encoded by the coding sequence ATGCACTTTGACATTCCTGATCTTCGCCTGTTTATTCATGTTGCCGAAGCCAATAGCCTGACCGGTGGTGCTCGTCGAGTAAGCCTTTCCACCGCGGCGGCCAGCATGCGAATCAAATCTTTGGAAGGACAGCTTGGCAGCCGACTGTTCTACCGGGACAGTCAGGGCGTTGAACTGACCCCTGCCGGCCATGATCTGCTGGTCCATGCCCGCGCCATCATGCGCCAGGTGGATTACATCAGGGATGAGTTTTCCCGGTATGCGGAAGGGAAATCAGGCCATTTACGCATCTTCGCCAACACCACGGCGGTGAGTGACTTCATGCCGGACGTGCTGGCCCGTTTTCTGGTCAACCGCCCGGGTGTGACCATTGACCTGCAGGAACGGCTGACCCACGACATCATTCGCGGGGTGGTGGACGGCTCAACCGACCTCGGCGTTGTCGCCGGCCCGGTGAACGCGAACAAAAAGCTCGAGATCATTCCATTCAGCGTTGACCGACTGGTGGTGGTCGCCCCGAAAGGCCACGAGCTGGCTACACGCCAGACCCTCTCCTTCCGGGAAACCCTGGAATACCCCCATATCGGTTTGCGAGAAGGCAGCACCCTGTTCGATTTCCTCAAGGACCAGGCCAGCGAAACCGGCTCGACCCTGCAGATGCGGATCCAGGTGTTCGGCTTCGAGTCGGCCTGCCGGATGGTCAGCCGCGGTGTCGGAATCGGCATCCTGCCCCGCTCCATCGCCCGCCGCTATACCGATTTTCTCGACATCGTAACCATCTACCTGGAAGACGACTGGGCGGAACGGGAGCGCAGCCTGATCGTCCGCGAACTGGATGCCTTGCCCAGATGTGGTAAGGAGCTGGTGGAGGAAATACGTTCGCAGATCAGCCTGACGACCCCAGACTGA
- a CDS encoding nitroreductase: MVITKPSVPVIDAITSRRSVRGYLPDPVPAGTLEQVFEIAQQAPSNCNTQPWKVYVASGEVKDRLRDQFLERLDQGVAGQPDFSYVSTFEGEYRQRQVDCAVALYNEMGVARNDKPGRLRAVRRNFELFDAPHIAFLGMDRNFGATISLDVGIYAQTLMLTMHAFGISSCAMGSMRTYPDLVREAFGLDDSTGILLGISFGYEDPDVDANRTRTVREPLANSVVFRG; the protein is encoded by the coding sequence ATGGTCATAACCAAACCCAGTGTGCCTGTGATCGATGCCATCACCTCTCGGCGCTCAGTCAGAGGTTATCTGCCCGATCCGGTACCTGCCGGGACGCTTGAACAGGTATTTGAAATAGCCCAGCAGGCACCTTCAAACTGCAACACTCAGCCGTGGAAGGTGTATGTTGCCTCCGGCGAGGTGAAAGACCGGCTGCGGGACCAGTTCCTGGAACGGCTGGACCAGGGCGTGGCAGGCCAACCGGATTTTTCCTACGTATCTACCTTCGAGGGAGAATACCGCCAACGTCAGGTGGATTGTGCGGTCGCGCTTTATAACGAGATGGGGGTTGCCCGGAATGACAAACCCGGCAGACTCCGGGCCGTCCGCCGCAATTTCGAGCTGTTCGATGCCCCGCACATCGCCTTCCTGGGCATGGATCGCAACTTCGGTGCAACCATCTCGCTGGACGTGGGCATCTATGCCCAGACCCTCATGCTGACCATGCATGCCTTTGGCATCAGCAGCTGCGCCATGGGCAGCATGCGAACCTATCCGGATCTGGTGCGGGAAGCGTTCGGGCTCGACGACAGCACCGGCATTCTGCTGGGTATCAGTTTTGGTTATGAAGACCCCGACGTGGATGCCAATCGTACGCGGACCGTGCGCGAGCCGCTGGCCAACTCGGTCGTTTTCCGGGGCTGA
- a CDS encoding enoyl-CoA hydratase/isomerase family protein — protein MKTFEDVIVEWHEHVALVEICRPPLNFFNVTLIEHLAETFETLDQKDHCRAIVLAARGKAFCAGADFSSSGGDLFKPESDNSAITLYRAAARLFHCRKPVVGAIQGAAIGGGLGLSLVPDFRIVCPETRFAANFVQLGIHPGFGISLALPRLIGQQKAQLMLLTGRRIKGEEALEYGLGDKLVPSDRVRDEAIALATEIARCAPLAVESTRATLRQGLAEELQARLEHEFAEQAWLAETADHREGLAAVRERRPGQFSRS, from the coding sequence ATGAAAACCTTTGAGGATGTGATTGTTGAGTGGCATGAGCATGTAGCGCTTGTGGAGATTTGCCGTCCGCCGCTGAACTTTTTTAATGTAACGCTGATTGAGCATCTCGCTGAGACTTTTGAGACTCTGGACCAAAAGGATCATTGCCGTGCCATTGTGTTGGCTGCGAGAGGTAAGGCTTTCTGTGCGGGTGCGGATTTTTCTTCCAGCGGGGGTGACCTGTTCAAGCCTGAAAGCGATAACAGCGCGATCACTCTGTATAGGGCCGCTGCGAGATTGTTCCATTGTCGAAAACCGGTGGTGGGTGCTATTCAAGGTGCAGCCATCGGTGGAGGCCTGGGGTTGTCACTGGTACCGGATTTCCGGATCGTCTGCCCCGAAACACGCTTTGCCGCCAACTTTGTCCAGCTTGGTATCCATCCGGGGTTTGGAATCAGCCTGGCCCTTCCGCGGCTTATCGGCCAGCAGAAGGCGCAGTTAATGCTGCTCACCGGTCGGCGGATCAAAGGCGAGGAAGCTCTGGAGTATGGCCTTGGTGACAAGCTGGTCCCGTCGGACAGGGTTCGTGACGAGGCGATAGCGCTAGCCACCGAAATTGCCCGGTGTGCGCCCCTGGCGGTGGAGTCGACCCGGGCGACGCTGCGTCAGGGTCTGGCGGAAGAGTTGCAGGCCAGGCTTGAGCACGAATTCGCCGAACAGGCGTGGTTGGCTGAAACGGCTGACCACAGAGAGGGCCTGGCGGCGGTCAGAGAGCGGCGTCCGGGGCAGTTTTCCCGGTCCTGA
- a CDS encoding acyl-CoA dehydrogenase family protein — MEQTDQLILDTAHRLFADQCDAETVNRAENCETPDRLWQAIFESGLTLAWVPEAAGGVGGSLALGFNLIRQAASFALPVPLADTLVANLLLAKSGLSVSAGCWAAMAFDGHEVPSLLQGEVSGVVEAASGAPGATVVVVPVLEKEVVRIATFAPSAIDMEHHESLAGEARSRIIFDSAIPGQLSAPVDGMTVDGLKQFCALVRACQIAGALEKITDLTVGYVRERHQFGRPLGKFQAIQHKIADIVGESALTGAAVEQAVRKLSAHPVPFSGDSDMLLPLATAKIVASEAAGRVTRNAHQAHGAMGFSFEYPLQQYSRRVWSWREEFGPEFYWSGRLGMAVASGISSHGSNHGDGGTWDLVSQ; from the coding sequence ATGGAACAGACAGATCAGCTTATTCTTGATACCGCCCATCGCCTGTTTGCGGATCAGTGCGACGCAGAGACTGTTAATCGCGCGGAAAATTGCGAAACACCCGATCGGCTGTGGCAGGCCATTTTTGAGTCAGGTCTGACCCTGGCCTGGGTACCAGAGGCCGCCGGTGGTGTTGGTGGTTCGTTGGCTCTTGGCTTCAACCTGATCCGCCAGGCCGCCAGCTTTGCCTTGCCGGTGCCACTGGCTGATACCCTGGTAGCCAACCTGTTGCTGGCAAAAAGCGGGCTTTCGGTCAGCGCCGGCTGCTGGGCAGCAATGGCTTTCGATGGGCATGAGGTGCCGTCTTTGTTACAGGGGGAAGTCAGCGGGGTGGTGGAGGCAGCCTCCGGTGCCCCGGGAGCCACGGTGGTTGTAGTGCCGGTACTGGAAAAGGAAGTGGTCAGGATCGCCACCTTTGCCCCTTCTGCGATCGACATGGAGCATCATGAAAGCCTCGCCGGTGAGGCGAGATCCCGGATTATTTTCGATTCGGCAATTCCGGGCCAGTTGTCCGCACCTGTTGATGGCATGACGGTGGATGGTCTGAAGCAGTTCTGTGCTTTGGTCCGTGCCTGCCAGATTGCCGGGGCACTGGAAAAGATTACGGATTTGACGGTGGGCTATGTCAGGGAGCGTCACCAGTTTGGCCGCCCCCTGGGCAAGTTTCAGGCTATTCAGCACAAGATAGCCGATATTGTCGGGGAGAGTGCCCTGACCGGTGCGGCGGTGGAGCAGGCTGTGCGGAAACTATCCGCTCACCCTGTTCCGTTCAGCGGGGATTCCGATATGCTGCTGCCGTTGGCAACTGCCAAGATAGTGGCTTCCGAGGCGGCAGGCAGGGTAACCCGGAATGCGCATCAGGCGCATGGTGCCATGGGGTTCAGCTTTGAATACCCGCTGCAGCAATACAGCCGGAGAGTCTGGAGCTGGCGAGAGGAGTTTGGCCCGGAATTTTACTGGTCCGGGCGTCTGGGAATGGCGGTTGCCTCCGGGATCAGCTCCCATGGCAGCAACCACGGCGATGGCGGTACCTGGGATCTTGTGTCCCAATAA
- a CDS encoding acyl-CoA dehydrogenase family protein, translating to MESVRFSFPAPEIDESVDELRKEVRAFLKEEVRSGGFVPVTDCWCAGVDPDFSRKLGQKGWIGVTWPRQYGGRDLSALHRYAITEELLVAGAPVHAHWIADRQSGPLILAKGTEDMKRNILPQIAAGKCFVALGLSEPESGSDLASVRTRAARVEGGWEITGTKLWSSGARHCQYMTVLARTGERDPDKRHAGLTQFLVPLDSPGVTVRGIRDMSGVEHFNETHFESAFVPDDAVLGAVGEGWKQVTSELALERSGPERFLSTFIVLEKAMQHSAAGMNGHQAAVFGSILARIRALRAMSLGVAALLDQGHSPEIEAALVKDLGTRLEQDIIERLREFWPIQMKQGYGDEFQSLMSDSLLRQPSFTLRGGTNEVLRGIIARGVGLN from the coding sequence GTGGAAAGTGTCCGGTTCAGTTTTCCTGCTCCTGAAATCGATGAAAGTGTCGATGAGCTTCGTAAGGAAGTGCGCGCTTTTCTGAAGGAGGAAGTTCGCAGCGGTGGCTTTGTTCCGGTCACAGACTGCTGGTGTGCCGGTGTAGACCCGGACTTCAGTCGGAAGCTGGGCCAGAAGGGCTGGATCGGAGTTACGTGGCCCCGGCAGTATGGCGGGCGTGACCTGAGCGCTCTCCATCGCTATGCGATCACCGAAGAGCTGTTAGTGGCAGGCGCTCCCGTACACGCTCACTGGATTGCAGATCGCCAGAGCGGGCCGCTTATTCTGGCGAAAGGTACAGAAGACATGAAACGAAACATTTTACCGCAGATTGCTGCCGGAAAATGTTTTGTAGCGCTTGGCCTCAGTGAACCGGAATCCGGCTCCGACCTTGCGTCCGTGCGTACCCGTGCCGCCAGAGTAGAGGGTGGATGGGAAATCACGGGCACCAAATTGTGGTCATCGGGGGCCCGGCACTGTCAATACATGACGGTACTGGCTCGCACCGGTGAGCGCGACCCGGACAAGCGCCATGCAGGCCTGACGCAGTTTCTCGTCCCGCTGGATTCGCCGGGGGTGACGGTGCGGGGAATTCGTGACATGAGCGGGGTCGAGCATTTCAACGAGACTCACTTCGAAAGTGCCTTCGTCCCGGACGATGCCGTACTGGGCGCGGTTGGCGAAGGCTGGAAGCAGGTCACGAGCGAACTTGCGCTGGAGCGTTCGGGACCGGAGCGTTTTCTGAGCACCTTTATTGTACTGGAAAAGGCGATGCAGCATAGCGCTGCCGGAATGAACGGACACCAGGCTGCAGTTTTCGGCAGCATTCTCGCCCGCATCCGTGCATTGCGCGCTATGTCCCTCGGTGTCGCGGCACTACTCGACCAGGGACATTCCCCGGAAATAGAGGCGGCACTGGTCAAGGACCTGGGCACCCGGCTGGAGCAGGACATTATCGAGCGCCTTCGGGAGTTTTGGCCGATACAGATGAAACAGGGCTATGGTGACGAGTTCCAGTCCCTGATGTCGGATAGCCTGCTGCGCCAGCCCTCCTTTACCCTGCGGGGGGGCACCAACGAGGTACTCCGGGGCATCATCGCCCGAGGTGTGGGACTGAACTGA